The segment TTAGGTGAGCCAGATTTTTCAACACCTGAAGCAGTCAAAGAAACAGGGATCACAGCCATCAAAGAAAACTATTCTCATTATACCGGGATGAGAGGTTTACCAGAATTATGTGAAGCAGCTTGTTTCTTCCAAAAAGAACGTTACGGTCTTTCTTATGATCCGCAAACGGAAGTACTAACAACGATCGGTGCCACAGAAGCGATCGCGACAGCTTTATTAGCGGTCTTAGAAGAAGGGGATAAAGTATTGATCCCAGCACCTGCATATCCCGGCTATCAACCAATTGTTGATCTAGCAGGCGCCGAATTGATCACGATCGATACATCAGACACTGGCTTTATTTGTCAGCCAGAACAACTAGAAGAGGCGTTTGCCAAATACGGAGACGAAATCAAAGCAGTGATTTTGAATTACCCAAGTAATCCAACGGGAACATTGTTATCTGCGGAGCAAATGAGCAAACTTGCAGAAGTTTTAAGCCAGCACCCAGTCTTTGTCATCAGTGACGAAGTTTACTCGGAGTTGAACTACGTGGGAGATCATGTCTCGATGGCTACGTACTTGCCTGAACAAACGATCGTCGTGAATGGACTCTCTAAATCTCATGCCATGACTGGTTGGCGCATTGGGTTTCTCTTTGCTCAAAAACCAGTGATCGATGAATTGATCAAGGTCCACCAATATTTAGTTACTTCTGCCACAACGATTTCTCAAAAAGCTGCGGTCGAAGCCTTGACAACGAGTATGGACGAAGGGGAAAAAATGAAGGCCCGCTACGTCGAACGCCGAGATTATCTATTGCCGCAACTTACGGAATTAGGTTTTCAAATCTCTCAACCTGATGGTGCGTTTTATTTGTTCTGTCGCTTACCAGAAACAATCCAGATGAATTCGTGGGATTTTTGTTTAGCACTCGCAGAACAAGGTAAGGTTGCCTGTATCCCTGGCTCAGCTTTTGGACCGGAAGGTGAAGGATTTATCCGAATCTCTTATGCAAGTGGGATGGATGACCTACAAGAAGCGTGTAAACGTATCGGCACATTTTTAGCACAATTAAAAAAATAATATTAAAATAACTAATAAAATTTTTAGGCAAGCCTTTTCATTTGCATTATTATTCTTAGAATGATATCGTAAAATTGTTTAGAATGATTCTAAACAATTGTTATGAGGAGGGTTTTGTCAATGGAAAAAACGAAAGTAATTATTGTCGGTGCATCACATGGAGGGCATCAATCCATTTTAGAATTACTATCTAGATACGGAGAAAATGTGGATATCACCTTGTTTGAAGCAGGCGACTATGTTTCATTTATGTCATGCGGCATGGAATTATATTTAGAGGATCAAGTCACTAGTGTGAATGATGTCCGTAATTTCAGACCGGAAAACTTTCCGCAACCAAATGTGGCGATATTAAATAACCACGAAGTAAACACAATCAATGCAGATAAAAAAACAGTTACAGTTACACGTAAAGAAGATGGACATACAGAAGAGTATGCTTACGATAAATTGATTTTGAGTTCAGGTGTTAAACCAAACTCATTACCTGTTCCAGGAACAGACTTAGAAAATGTATATTTGATGCGTGGCTATAATTGGGCAACGAAAATCAAAGAACGCATGACAGACCCAGCAGTGAAAAAAGTAGCTGTGATCGGTTCAGGTTACATCGGGATCGAAGCAGCAGAAGTTTTCTTGAATGCAGGGAAAGAAGTAACGTTATTAGATATGATCGATCGTCCTTTAGGTACTTACTTAGATAAGGAAATGACAGATATCTTAGAAGCGCACTTAAAAGAAAAAGGCATGAACATCAAAACTGGCGTGAATATCAAAGCCTTCACAGGTGACGGTAAAGTCGCAGCCATCGAAACAGACAGTGGCACGATCGAAACAGATTTGATCATCCAAGCTGCCGGTGTCAAACCGAATACCGAATGGTTGAAAGGCATCGTTGATTTAGATGAACGTGGCTGGATCATCACAGATGAATACCTACAAACAAACTTACCTGATGTTTATGCAGTAGGAGATGCAACACTTGCTTATTCGATCCCAGCAGGCAAAAAAGTGCCGATCGCATTAGCAACAGTTGCACGTCGAGAAGCACGCTATGTCGTTCAACACTTATTTGAACAAACACCAAGCAAACCATTTGGTGGCTTAGTCGGCTCATCTGCGTTACGTGTGTTTGACTATCATTTTGCTGCAAGTGGCTTGAACAGCTTCACAGCTGATCGCGCTGGCGTAGCCATCAAAACAGCCTTCTATGAAGATACGATCCGTCCAAAATTCGTACCAGAAGAATTTGGGAACGGAAAAGCAGCTGTACAATTAGCCTATGATCCATTTACGCACCAATTGCTAGGTGGCGCTGTTTTATCAACGAAGGACATCACTGCACAAGGCAATGTCTTAGCACTAGCAATCCAACAAAAATTAACGATCGAAGACTTGGCAGAAGCAGATTTCTTCTTCCAACCAGGACACGACCGTCAATGGAGCTTACTAAACTTAGCGGCACAACAAGCACTAGGTGAAGAGCCATTTGTGGAGTAAAAACTAAATTTAAGTAATAGTAAATACGGAATAACAGGTGGATGGAAACATTCAGCCTGTTGTTCCGTTTTTTTATTTATTCGTAAGAGTTGTTTGGGTTGAAGGGAAATGTTGACGATTATGCTGTTAAAACAGCTTTTTAGGAATGTAATAATTTTTTTTGATATTTTTTGATATGATTAAGATGGAAGTTATTTTAATTTGTTAAAGTAATATTTTAGTGCTTTACGTATATATATTTGTAGAGAGGGATCGGTTACTATTTATACATAGAATGGAGAGATGAAAGATGACCTACATTCGAATATTCAAAATAATCCAACTGGTTTTATTGGCGCTAAGCATCTATTTTGCTGCAATGAAAAATACGATCTATACCATACTGATTATGCTATCACTATTTATTGAATATACCCAATCCGAGCAACCTAAAACTCCTTACAAATCGGGAAAAAATTCAATCTATCTACCGAATCAAACATCTAGAACGGAAGTGGTGTTTGCGCTGATTCCCACGATTTTAGTTCTTATGATTTGCTCCATTTTGGAATTAGAATTGTATCATTTTTAGTAACAGGAATAATTTGAACCACATCTATTTAGTTAGTAATAAAAATGAATACATAAAAGTATCGATCGTATGAGAATTTTAGAGAAGGTGAACCGAGTGAGTCAAATAATTGTTCTCACCTCCTATCTAGTGATTGGGAACAAAAATAAAATTCATTTTTGTTTCTAACCTTAAACTTAATAAACGGTGTTCCAGAAGTAACTCCTTCAGAAATAAGCCGAGAAATCCAAAAATTTGAAGAACAATTTTCGTTTTTCTCGGCTTATTTCTCGGAGCTAGACACTTCTGTCACAACCTCATGGAGGTATAAAAATAATAGAAAATAGTTAGAAAACAGGACAGAAAATCTACAAATAAAAGAAGAATAGAATGGAGAGATAACAATGACCTACGCTAGAATACTCAAAGGGACTAGTTTAATTTTATTAGCTTCAAGTATTTATTTTGCGGCCCAGCAAAATACTATTTACTTCACACTGATTTTATTATCAATACTTATTGAGTCTGCTCAACCCAACCGCCCTAAAATTCCTTATCAATCGGAACGAAAAGCCATCTATCTACCGAATCAAACATATGGAACGGAAGTGAAGGTTGAATTTGTTTTGACAGTTGTAGTTTCGATTATTTGTTTTGTTTTGGCATTATGACAAGACATGAATGTAGATGAACGTCATGAATCAAACGTAAATAAAATTGAATGAACTCTTTCGTAAAGAAGCACCAATCACCGAAAAAACTTCACATTTTCGGTGATTGATGCTTCTTATACTTGTTCCTCAATCCCCCTTCTTCACCCGTATCGCATACGAATCCAGCAAGATCCGCGCAATCACAGAAAGTGGCAGGCGAGAGCGGACTTCATATTCAGGGAAAAAAGAGATTTCGGATTTGAAGCCGATCAAAGATAATTCTGCTAATCGGTTCAAGCGACTTTCCCGTGATGCGGTGATCAGGATCGAACTGATTTCCTCGCGGTAGCAATTCTCCGCTGCTGCTACGAGTTCTTCTGTTTCACCGTTTAAGGAAATAAAAAGAACGACATCTTTTTTGTGCAATTTGCGACTAACGGTTTTGATGATATTTGGATCGGTATGAAGGACACAATACTTATCGAGTAGTTGGAATTTTGTTTGTATTTCTTCTCCAATCATTTCTGAAAATCCTCTGGCAAAGATAATGATTCTTTGTGAACTCCAGATTTTTTGAATCGCATCTTCGATTACCCCTGTATCCAATAGATTGATGGTACGCACGACTTCCTGTTCGTTTTTTAGAATGGAGGTTTTTATTTCTTCATCTACTTTATCGACCGTAGCAAAATTGATGGTGGTATTCTTCTTTTCCTTTAAATGATGCTTAAAAGAAGTATAGCCTTCGTACCCTTTTTTCTTCATGGTACGAACGATGGTCGTGGTGGATACGTTGGCTCGTTCGCTTAGTTTGATAATTGATAGATTTGGGATTTCTTGGATGTGATTCATCATATACTCCCATAAAAAATGTTCTGCCTCGCTTAATTTAGTTTCCATTTAGTCCTCCCCCTTTTCTTTTTATTCTACCATTGATGTAAACCCTTACTTAGATGAGTTTTATTTTGTAAACATTTACCTAAAATTTTGCTTATTTAGAAAACATGTACATCCAAAAACAGGCCATACTGTAGATAAAGTGAGGAGGGATACAGGTGGCTAACGTATATACATGTACGATGAATCTGGCGATTGATCTGTTTATTGAAGTGGCACAACTCAAACCGAATGTCGTGAACCGCTCAATCGATGATGATATCCAAGCAAATGGGAAAGGTGTCAATGTTTCATTGATTTTAAAAAAACTCGGGATACCAAATACTGCATTGGGCTTTAGCGGAGGATTTACTGGGGCTTATATTGAGGAATGCTTGACGAAGGAAGGAATCGACGCTCATTTTGTTTCTATACCCGGAATGACTCGCATCAACGTATTTACACAAGTGAATGAGGAATCAAGTGAATATAAATTGGTCAATCGTGGACCAGAAATCGACCAGTTAGCGATGGAAGAATTGCTTGAGACAATCAGTCATTTGTCAGCTGGAGATTATCTTTGTGTTTCTGGGAGTCTGCCAAGAGGTGTACCAGAAGAAATCTTAGTAATGATCAGTAAAATCTGTCATGAGAATCAAGTGCGCTTGATCTTAGATACGAGTGCTAAAATCGTTAAACGATGTCTAAAGTATCAACCATTTTTACTAAAACCGAATGAGCAGGAATTGGCAGAATGGTTTGATGAAGAAATAGCAGAAACGGAATATGTAAACTATTGCAAGAAACTATTAGCCGCAGGTGCACAAAATGTATTGCTGTCATTAGGTGGAGCGGGTGGGATCTATGTGAACGAAAACTATTGTTTGACAGGAAACGCCCCGCAAGGAAAAGTCGTTAATACCGCTTGCGCCGGGGATACACTCCTAGCCACTTTTCTGGCAGGATTGATCAAAGAAGAAAATAGTGCGGATTGTTTCAAGGACAGTTTAGCTGCGGGTAGCTCGACTGCGTTTCAAAAAGGATTGACTGATTTTACCGATGTCGCAGAGTTGAAAAAACAAATCACCATTCATAAGGAGGAATTCAGATAATGGCTAAGTATCGATTAATTGCTGCAACTGGTTGTCCCACAGGTATCGCCCACACGTATATGGCACAAGAAGCACTGGAACAGGCAGCAAAGAAAAAAGGCATTACGATCAAGGTGGAGACCCATGGACAAGTAGGGGTAGAAAATCGTTTGACAGATCAAGAAATCATTGAAGCGGAAGCAGTGATTATTGCGGCGGATAAAGATGTTCAGCCTGAAAGATTTGCCGGGAAACGGATCATTGATGTTTCTGTTTCGAAAGGGATCAAAGAAGCCGATCAATTGATTGCTGCGGCTTTAAACGGTGAAGGAGTGATTTCTGAAAAAATCGAAATGGCAGAAGGAGATAAGGAAAAACAACATGCACAACAGAGTGTTGGTCACAGCATCTATAAGAACTTGATGAATGGTGTTTCCCACATGTTGCCTTTTGTTGTCAGTGGGGGAGCCTTGATCGCCATTTCTTTTTTATGGGGGATTTATTCTGCCGATCCTGCCAATGCGCAATACAATGAATTTGCTGCGAGTTTGAATCGAATCGGTGGTTTTGCAATGAGTATGATGGTGCCGGTCCTTTCCGCGTTTATTGCTGAAGGAATTGCAAAACGTCCTGGATTGGTTGTGGGGTTTGTCGGTGGATTGATTGCCTCAGATGGTGGTACAGGTTTTTTAGGTGGAATTATCTCAGGTTTCTTGGCAGGATATGTGGTGTTGGGATTAATAAAAGCGTTACAACCTTTGCCTAAAACACTAGATGGTTTAAAGGCAATTTTCTTATATCCCGTACTAGGGGTGTTGATTACTGGATTGATCATGACAGTCATTTCAGGACCGATGGCTAGTATCAATGAAGGAATGATGGATTTTCTAGCAGGGTTTGAAAACTCAAGTCCTTTAGTATTAGGGGTGATCGTCGGTTGTATGTGCGCATTCGATATGGGGGGGCCGATCAATAAAGCAGCCTACGTTACTGGAACTGCCCTGTTAGCACAAGGAAATACTAGCTTTATGGCGGGAGTTTCTGCAGCCTGTATTGCTCCGCCGTTGATTACTGGCTTTGCGGTCTTGCTTTTTGGGAAATACTTCGAGCCAAACGAAAAGAATGCTGGTCTAGTGAATATCATTCTAGGCTCAACACATATTACGGAAGGTGCGATTCCTTTTGCAGCAAAAGATCCGCTTCGTGTCTTGCCAATCATGATGCTTGGTTCGTCGATCGCCGCTGTATTGACCTATTTCTTTCGCGTGCAAGTACCAGCACCCCATGGCGGATTTCTCGTTTTACCAGTAGTGACGCATGGCTTACTTTGGATTCTTGCGATTCTTGCTGGTTCTATTGTAGGGGGAGTATTACTAGGCTTGGTTCAAAAAAGAAAGTCACTGAGTGTGTGAAAGGGAGAGGATTCATTTGATGGAAAATTTATTTGTTTATACCAATGTGGCGGCGAATACTTGTGAAGCGGTGTTTGCGTTTCTTTCAACAAAAATCGTTGAGGTAGGTAAAGCGACCAATGAACAGGCGGTCGAAATCGGCTTGAAACAACGCGAAGCAGAAGGTACGACTGGTATGATGGATGGCTTTGCGATCCCTCATGCGAAAAGTGAAAGTA is part of the Enterococcus mundtii genome and harbors:
- a CDS encoding pyridoxal phosphate-dependent aminotransferase; this encodes MNLHHRFNPRLAKIEVSQIRMFDQQISSIPGIIKLTLGEPDFSTPEAVKETGITAIKENYSHYTGMRGLPELCEAACFFQKERYGLSYDPQTEVLTTIGATEAIATALLAVLEEGDKVLIPAPAYPGYQPIVDLAGAELITIDTSDTGFICQPEQLEEAFAKYGDEIKAVILNYPSNPTGTLLSAEQMSKLAEVLSQHPVFVISDEVYSELNYVGDHVSMATYLPEQTIVVNGLSKSHAMTGWRIGFLFAQKPVIDELIKVHQYLVTSATTISQKAAVEALTTSMDEGEKMKARYVERRDYLLPQLTELGFQISQPDGAFYLFCRLPETIQMNSWDFCLALAEQGKVACIPGSAFGPEGEGFIRISYASGMDDLQEACKRIGTFLAQLKK
- a CDS encoding FAD-dependent oxidoreductase, encoding MEKTKVIIVGASHGGHQSILELLSRYGENVDITLFEAGDYVSFMSCGMELYLEDQVTSVNDVRNFRPENFPQPNVAILNNHEVNTINADKKTVTVTRKEDGHTEEYAYDKLILSSGVKPNSLPVPGTDLENVYLMRGYNWATKIKERMTDPAVKKVAVIGSGYIGIEAAEVFLNAGKEVTLLDMIDRPLGTYLDKEMTDILEAHLKEKGMNIKTGVNIKAFTGDGKVAAIETDSGTIETDLIIQAAGVKPNTEWLKGIVDLDERGWIITDEYLQTNLPDVYAVGDATLAYSIPAGKKVPIALATVARREARYVVQHLFEQTPSKPFGGLVGSSALRVFDYHFAASGLNSFTADRAGVAIKTAFYEDTIRPKFVPEEFGNGKAAVQLAYDPFTHQLLGGAVLSTKDITAQGNVLALAIQQKLTIEDLAEADFFFQPGHDRQWSLLNLAAQQALGEEPFVE
- a CDS encoding MurR/RpiR family transcriptional regulator, whose product is METKLSEAEHFLWEYMMNHIQEIPNLSIIKLSERANVSTTTIVRTMKKKGYEGYTSFKHHLKEKKNTTINFATVDKVDEEIKTSILKNEQEVVRTINLLDTGVIEDAIQKIWSSQRIIIFARGFSEMIGEEIQTKFQLLDKYCVLHTDPNIIKTVSRKLHKKDVVLFISLNGETEELVAAAENCYREEISSILITASRESRLNRLAELSLIGFKSEISFFPEYEVRSRLPLSVIARILLDSYAIRVKKGD
- the pfkB gene encoding 1-phosphofructokinase gives rise to the protein MANVYTCTMNLAIDLFIEVAQLKPNVVNRSIDDDIQANGKGVNVSLILKKLGIPNTALGFSGGFTGAYIEECLTKEGIDAHFVSIPGMTRINVFTQVNEESSEYKLVNRGPEIDQLAMEELLETISHLSAGDYLCVSGSLPRGVPEEILVMISKICHENQVRLILDTSAKIVKRCLKYQPFLLKPNEQELAEWFDEEIAETEYVNYCKKLLAAGAQNVLLSLGGAGGIYVNENYCLTGNAPQGKVVNTACAGDTLLATFLAGLIKEENSADCFKDSLAAGSSTAFQKGLTDFTDVAELKKQITIHKEEFR
- a CDS encoding PTS fructose transporter subunit IIC — protein: MAKYRLIAATGCPTGIAHTYMAQEALEQAAKKKGITIKVETHGQVGVENRLTDQEIIEAEAVIIAADKDVQPERFAGKRIIDVSVSKGIKEADQLIAAALNGEGVISEKIEMAEGDKEKQHAQQSVGHSIYKNLMNGVSHMLPFVVSGGALIAISFLWGIYSADPANAQYNEFAASLNRIGGFAMSMMVPVLSAFIAEGIAKRPGLVVGFVGGLIASDGGTGFLGGIISGFLAGYVVLGLIKALQPLPKTLDGLKAIFLYPVLGVLITGLIMTVISGPMASINEGMMDFLAGFENSSPLVLGVIVGCMCAFDMGGPINKAAYVTGTALLAQGNTSFMAGVSAACIAPPLITGFAVLLFGKYFEPNEKNAGLVNIILGSTHITEGAIPFAAKDPLRVLPIMMLGSSIAAVLTYFFRVQVPAPHGGFLVLPVVTHGLLWILAILAGSIVGGVLLGLVQKRKSLSV